The Peromyscus maniculatus bairdii isolate BWxNUB_F1_BW_parent chromosome 6, HU_Pman_BW_mat_3.1, whole genome shotgun sequence genome has a segment encoding these proteins:
- the Rps3a gene encoding small ribosomal subunit protein eS1, which yields MAVGKNKRLTKGGKKGAKKKVVDPFSKKDWYDVKAPAMFNIRNIGKTLVTRTQGTKIASDGLKGRVFEVSLADLQNDEVAFRKFKLITEDVQGKNCLTNFHGMDLTRDKMCSMVKKWQTMIEAHVDVKTTDGYLLRLFCVGFTKKRNNQIRKTSYAQHQQVRQIRKKMMEIMTREVQTNDLKEVVNKLIPDSIGKDIEKACQSIYPLHDVFVRKVKMLKKPKFELGKLMELHGEGGSSGKATGDETGAKVERADGYEPPVQESV from the exons ATGGCGGTCGGCAAGAACAAGCGCCTGACGAAAGGCGGCAAGAAGGGCGCCAAGAAGAAAGT GGTTGATCCATTTTCGAAGAAAGATTGGTATGATGTGAAAGCTCCGGCGATGTTCAATATTAGAAACATTGGAAAGACACTAGTCACGAGGACTCAAGGAACCA AAATCGCATCTGATGGCCTCAAGGGTCGTGTGTTTGAAGTGAGCCTTGCTGATCTACAGAATGACGAAGTTGCGTTTAGGAAATTCAAGCTAATTACTGAGGATGTTCAGGGCAAAAACTGTCTGACTAACTTCCATGGCATGGATCTTACCCGGGACAAAATGTGTTCCATGGTTAAAAAGTGGCAG ACCATGATTGAAGCTCATGTGGATGTCAAGACAACTGATGGTTATTTGCTCCGTCTGTTCTGTGTTGGTTTCACTAAAAAACGCAACAACCAGATACGCAAGACCTCTTATGCACAGCACCAGCAGGTCCGCCAGATCCGGAAGAAGATGATGGAAATCATGACCCGAGAAGTGCAGACAAATGACTTGAAGGAAGTGGTTAATAAATt GATTCCAGACAGCATTGGGAAAGACATAGAAAAGGCTTGCCAGTCCATTTATCCTCTTCATGATGTCTTTgttagaaaagtaaaaatgttgaAGAAACCCAAGTTTGAAT tgggAAAACTCATGGAGCTCCATGGTGAAGGTGGTAGTTCTGGAAAAGCTACTGGTGATGAGACAGGTGCTAAAGTTGAACGAGCGGATGGATATGAACCACCTGTCCAAGAATCTGTTTGA